One Bacillus mesophilus genomic region harbors:
- the betB gene encoding betaine-aldehyde dehydrogenase, translated as MNLKKQYINGKWVRAISGKTREIINPFNQEVIAVVPESDESDAKVAITAAREAFDNGEWSSTSATERGMVVRKIAELIERDKEELARLESLDTGKTVEESRGDMDDIAGVFRYYADLADKDGGELIDSPVPNSISRVVREPVGVCGQITPWNYPLLQASWKLAPALATGNTLIMKPSEITPLTTIKVFELMEEAGVPAGVVNLVLGAGHTVGAELASNVDVDLISFTGGIVTGKKIMQAASVNVKKLALELGGKNPNIIFADADFETAVDQALNGVFFHAGQICSAGTRIIVEESIHDQFVSALVERVRKFKLGSGFEEDTQMGPLISAEHLAKVEEYVEAGIKEGATLAVGGSRPEDPELQKGFFFLPTIFTDCTTDMKVVQDEAFGPVITIEKFTTEEEAVKFANDSIYGLAGGVWTNDIAKAERCVAKMRMGTVWINDFNTYFPHAPWGGFKQSGIGRELGKLGIEEYTETKHVFHNLKPEPINWF; from the coding sequence ATGAATCTTAAAAAACAATACATTAATGGAAAATGGGTCAGAGCAATTTCTGGCAAAACTCGTGAGATTATTAATCCATTTAATCAAGAGGTTATTGCTGTTGTCCCTGAAAGTGATGAGTCAGATGCTAAAGTAGCAATCACAGCAGCAAGAGAAGCATTTGATAACGGTGAATGGTCTTCTACATCAGCAACTGAACGAGGTATGGTTGTTAGGAAGATTGCTGAATTAATAGAAAGAGATAAAGAAGAACTGGCTAGATTGGAATCTTTAGATACCGGTAAAACAGTAGAAGAAAGTCGCGGAGACATGGATGATATCGCTGGAGTTTTTCGTTACTATGCAGATCTGGCAGATAAAGATGGTGGAGAATTGATTGATTCGCCTGTACCTAACTCGATTAGTAGAGTGGTTCGTGAACCGGTTGGGGTTTGTGGTCAAATCACACCTTGGAATTACCCTTTGCTACAAGCTTCTTGGAAATTGGCGCCTGCATTGGCTACAGGAAACACATTAATTATGAAGCCGAGTGAAATAACACCGCTTACTACGATTAAAGTGTTTGAACTAATGGAAGAAGCAGGCGTTCCTGCTGGTGTAGTAAACTTAGTACTAGGTGCTGGGCATACAGTCGGTGCAGAGCTTGCTAGTAATGTAGATGTTGACCTAATTTCATTCACAGGTGGAATTGTTACTGGGAAGAAAATTATGCAGGCAGCAAGTGTTAATGTGAAGAAGCTCGCACTAGAGCTTGGTGGAAAAAACCCTAATATCATTTTTGCTGATGCTGACTTTGAGACAGCTGTGGACCAAGCGTTAAACGGGGTATTCTTCCACGCAGGACAAATCTGTTCAGCTGGAACTAGAATAATAGTAGAAGAAAGTATTCATGATCAGTTCGTTTCTGCACTTGTTGAGAGAGTCAGAAAATTTAAGCTAGGGAGCGGGTTTGAAGAAGATACACAAATGGGCCCACTTATTTCAGCTGAGCATCTTGCAAAGGTAGAAGAATATGTTGAAGCAGGCATTAAAGAAGGTGCTACATTAGCTGTGGGCGGTAGCCGTCCAGAAGATCCAGAACTACAAAAAGGATTTTTCTTCTTACCAACGATTTTTACAGACTGTACAACAGATATGAAGGTTGTACAAGACGAAGCTTTTGGGCCAGTCATCACGATTGAGAAATTTACTACAGAAGAGGAAGCAGTAAAATTTGCTAATGACTCAATCTACGGCCTTGCTGGTGGTGTTTGGACAAACGATATCGCTAAAGCTGAACGTTGTGTGGCAAAGATGCGCATGGGTACTGTTTGGATTAACGACTTTAATACTTACTTCCCTCATGCACCATGGGGTGGTTTTAAACAATCTGGTATTGGACGTGAACTAGGTAAATTAGGTATAGAGGAATATACAGAAACCAAGCATGTCTTCCATAACCTTAAACCGGAACCTATTAATTGGTTCTAA
- a CDS encoding AAA family ATPase has translation MVQKIDTLHPVLGNVIDNIGKVMIGKREVATLSLVALLADGHVLLEDVPGVGKTMMVRALAKSVSADFKRIQFTPDLLPSDVTGVSIYNPKELRFEFRPGPIMGNIVLADEINRTSPKTQAALLEGMEEASVTVDGVTRPLARPFFVMATQNPIEYEGTYPLPEAQLDRFILKLRMGYPTAEEEMNMLARMESGQPIHELSPVISTEELVELQNEAKQVSVDESIREYIVTIVKQTRNHPSIYLGASPRGAIALMRAAQAYALIHGRDYVVPDDVKYLAPFTLSHRIILKSEAKFEGTTSERIVKGLLEQTRVPLVRR, from the coding sequence ATGGTACAAAAAATTGATACTCTACATCCGGTTTTGGGAAATGTTATAGATAATATCGGCAAAGTTATGATCGGGAAGCGTGAGGTCGCAACATTAAGCTTAGTGGCTTTATTGGCAGATGGTCATGTATTACTTGAGGATGTTCCTGGTGTTGGTAAAACAATGATGGTACGTGCATTGGCTAAATCAGTTAGTGCTGATTTCAAACGTATTCAATTTACGCCTGACTTATTGCCATCAGATGTAACGGGTGTATCCATTTATAATCCGAAAGAACTGCGTTTTGAATTCCGTCCTGGCCCGATCATGGGGAATATTGTACTAGCTGACGAGATTAATAGAACCTCACCTAAAACTCAAGCTGCCCTTCTAGAAGGTATGGAAGAGGCTAGTGTAACAGTTGATGGGGTAACAAGACCATTGGCTAGGCCGTTTTTTGTTATGGCTACACAAAATCCAATTGAATATGAAGGAACGTATCCGTTACCAGAGGCTCAATTAGATCGTTTTATTTTAAAGCTTCGAATGGGTTACCCTACGGCAGAGGAAGAAATGAATATGCTAGCAAGAATGGAATCTGGGCAACCGATTCATGAGCTTTCACCTGTGATTTCAACTGAGGAATTAGTTGAGTTACAAAATGAAGCTAAACAGGTATCTGTAGATGAATCTATCAGAGAATATATTGTTACGATCGTAAAACAAACTCGTAACCACCCGTCTATTTATTTAGGCGCGAGTCCGCGTGGAGCAATTGCTTTAATGAGAGCTGCACAAGCATATGCGCTTATTCACGGTAGGGATTATGTGGTTCCGGATGACGTGAAGTATTTAGCTCCTTTCACGCTATCTCATCGTATTATTCTAAAATCCGAGGCGAAGTTTGAGGGTACGACATCAGAAAGAATTGTGAAGGGGCTT
- the cudC gene encoding choline uptake/conversion transcriptional regulator CudC: protein MSESTERSRIRIEEAKDKVIGAIAETMDLYGVTPAAANLYATMYFKEQMTLDEMRTELGMSKPSMSTSVRKLQEIEMVKKTFTRGSRKHTYVAEKNFFRSFMVFYCQMWEREVKTNMEAIKDAQEDFINVIKDSSSTPEIVAEAKQYYDLLEESKTYYHWLEDLVASIRSGKIFEFLPKDQQN, encoded by the coding sequence ATGAGTGAATCTACTGAAAGATCCAGAATTAGAATAGAAGAAGCCAAAGATAAAGTCATTGGAGCCATCGCTGAGACAATGGACTTGTATGGTGTAACACCAGCTGCCGCAAATTTATATGCAACGATGTACTTTAAAGAGCAAATGACACTTGATGAAATGCGTACAGAACTCGGAATGAGTAAACCAAGTATGAGCACTAGTGTACGTAAACTCCAAGAAATTGAAATGGTTAAAAAAACCTTTACACGCGGTTCTAGAAAGCATACTTATGTAGCCGAGAAGAATTTCTTCCGTTCCTTTATGGTGTTTTATTGTCAAATGTGGGAACGAGAGGTAAAAACGAATATGGAAGCCATTAAGGACGCACAAGAAGATTTTATAAATGTCATTAAAGATTCCAGTAGCACACCAGAAATTGTTGCCGAGGCAAAGCAATACTATGACCTATTAGAGGAGTCTAAAACCTACTATCATTGGTTGGAAGATTTAGTTGCAAGCATTAGAAGTGGCAAGATATTTGAGTTTTTACCTAAAGATCAGCAGAATTAA
- a CDS encoding FAD-dependent oxidoreductase, with protein sequence MHVVKSTTKELIFILKNYQVCISGGGIGGLLLGYKLAQHGIKVCVIEQTAKQSHAYKGELLQPKSLLILRDLGLLSRIEREGKKIYNIEFVELDEHQETLFNMNVSYDQLSPSINYSLMIPHEKLKDYIRQEAMKFENFFYISPARLQRYEHGKAIVKKEKEEVEISAEYFIGAEGRKSPTRDELGLKPKKYLYNHQFLTVTIPRPSELTNGKIITTPHKFLGLFPLPNQLVRTVFLINRGEYPLYKERGLDDLRDQYNELAPELKPYTPALNSWSKIQLMDPISYHVEKYGEEELTLIGDAAHTVHPIAGQGMNLAMQDADIVGELLYSIFKSRDSQITLKDYEKVRRERNKYILRMSKQSAYLYSFRNKYFQSLRIRGMKNLKRDPKLHFKQMLNISGLGLWKLSFVDYLVQAGLIPAREIPLSSINGKRYFFNEKTDYPWKYEGGRSC encoded by the coding sequence ATGCATGTGGTAAAGAGTACTACTAAGGAGTTGATCTTCATTTTAAAAAATTATCAGGTGTGTATTAGTGGTGGTGGAATTGGAGGTTTGTTGTTGGGCTACAAACTAGCTCAACATGGGATTAAGGTTTGTGTTATCGAGCAAACAGCTAAACAATCACATGCTTATAAAGGCGAGTTACTTCAGCCTAAGAGCTTACTGATTTTAAGAGACCTTGGTTTGCTTTCAAGGATAGAGAGAGAAGGTAAGAAGATATATAATATAGAGTTTGTTGAATTGGACGAGCATCAAGAGACTCTTTTCAATATGAATGTGAGCTATGATCAGCTATCTCCATCTATTAATTATTCGTTAATGATTCCACATGAGAAATTAAAAGATTATATTCGCCAAGAGGCTATGAAGTTTGAAAACTTCTTTTACATTTCTCCTGCTAGACTTCAGAGATATGAACACGGAAAAGCAATTGTTAAAAAGGAGAAAGAGGAGGTGGAGATTTCAGCAGAATATTTTATAGGGGCAGAAGGAAGAAAGTCACCGACAAGAGATGAGCTTGGACTAAAACCTAAAAAGTATCTATATAACCATCAGTTTTTAACCGTCACAATTCCCCGTCCATCTGAGCTTACTAACGGTAAAATTATTACTACTCCTCATAAATTTCTTGGTTTATTTCCACTACCCAATCAACTAGTGCGGACCGTATTCTTAATCAATCGTGGGGAATACCCACTATACAAAGAGAGAGGTTTAGATGATCTACGAGATCAGTATAATGAGCTGGCTCCAGAGTTAAAACCATACACGCCAGCATTAAATAGCTGGTCCAAGATACAATTAATGGACCCAATATCTTACCATGTAGAAAAATATGGTGAAGAGGAATTGACGCTTATAGGAGATGCTGCACATACGGTTCATCCTATAGCGGGTCAAGGTATGAATCTTGCGATGCAAGATGCTGATATAGTAGGAGAACTCTTATATTCCATTTTCAAGTCTAGAGATTCTCAAATCACTCTAAAGGACTATGAAAAAGTTAGGAGAGAGAGAAATAAATATATTTTGAGGATGAGCAAGCAATCTGCCTATTTATATTCGTTTAGAAATAAATATTTTCAGAGCCTACGTATAAGAGGGATGAAAAATCTTAAACGTGACCCAAAGCTACACTTTAAACAAATGTTAAACATATCTGGCTTAGGTTTATGGAAACTTTCATTTGTTGACTATTTAGTACAAGCCGGCTTAATTCCAGCTAGAGAAATTCCTTTAAGTAGTATAAATGGCAAACGGTATTTTTTTAATGAAAAAACAGATTATCCATGGAAATATGAAGGAGGTAGATCATGTTAG
- a CDS encoding glycine betaine ABC transporter substrate-binding protein, giving the protein MNTWKKELILILVLLMGAVLTACGSTSEETTSEQTGTESKQELTIGQINWAENIAVTNMWKAILEDKGYNVNLMVLDMGATMKALESSDLDASLEIWLPVQDALYLEKFQDTINFSDSTWFDNAKVGLVVPTYLEEVNSVEDLNEHKELFAGEIVGFDPGAGTMEVTEQLIKDYNLDFELLASSEPAMLSEIDKAVKNEKPIVAPLWSPHSVFSKHDLKFLEDPQNTFGGVEKIHHATRLGFEEDYPEVSEWFNNWKMDDKQIAELITYVESADDPLDGAKKWIEENQELIGEWVK; this is encoded by the coding sequence ATGAACACATGGAAAAAAGAACTCATTTTAATCTTAGTACTGCTAATGGGTGCCGTTTTAACAGCATGCGGGAGCACTAGTGAGGAAACAACCAGTGAACAAACAGGTACAGAAAGTAAACAAGAATTAACAATCGGTCAAATTAATTGGGCTGAAAATATTGCTGTTACAAATATGTGGAAAGCCATTTTAGAAGATAAAGGTTATAACGTTAATTTAATGGTACTTGACATGGGAGCTACGATGAAGGCCTTAGAAAGTAGCGATTTGGATGCTAGTTTAGAAATATGGTTACCGGTCCAAGATGCTCTTTATCTTGAAAAATTCCAAGATACTATTAACTTCTCAGACTCAACTTGGTTTGACAATGCTAAAGTAGGCCTTGTGGTTCCAACCTATTTAGAAGAGGTTAATAGTGTAGAGGACTTAAATGAACATAAAGAACTGTTTGCTGGAGAAATTGTCGGTTTTGACCCAGGCGCAGGTACGATGGAAGTTACGGAACAATTAATTAAAGATTATAATTTAGATTTTGAACTATTAGCAAGCTCTGAGCCTGCAATGCTATCTGAAATTGATAAGGCAGTAAAAAATGAAAAGCCGATTGTAGCACCACTATGGAGCCCTCACTCGGTATTTTCCAAACATGACTTAAAATTCCTAGAAGATCCACAAAACACATTTGGTGGAGTAGAAAAAATTCACCATGCAACAAGACTTGGATTTGAAGAAGATTACCCAGAAGTTAGTGAGTGGTTTAACAATTGGAAGATGGACGATAAGCAAATCGCTGAGCTTATCACCTATGTAGAAAGTGCCGATGATCCTCTTGATGGAGCAAAAAAATGGATTGAAGAAAATCAAGAATTAATTGGTGAATGGGTAAAATAA
- a CDS encoding class I SAM-dependent methyltransferase — MLAEWYETLKARKWMKKNVPFLYSWHAYVGNECKLFLAFKKPQTVSEVATTHGLPEDLLQSWVEIGVAIRHLKKTSSNSYQVKRLKLFPNKGSLSGALLKEMMELHIPSLLAYPDLMTAKDKLTFDHDKHGDTVAKTSRLIETIAFPNYKKIIKEKDVSSILDIGCGYGGYLQRIARHKDDVHMHGLDFNPQVVKQAEKACKEYSNIEIFRADVNEWEPTNQKYDLIMLNNVMHYISPSKRSKLLLRVSKWLKKEGHIVIITPFKYSRHGKEFSAAFNSFFHAQSNLYSLPSEAEVKKIVKQIRMEIKELKPIIKEGSWYITVLEQR, encoded by the coding sequence ATGTTAGCAGAATGGTATGAGACCTTAAAAGCAAGAAAGTGGATGAAAAAAAATGTCCCTTTTTTATATTCCTGGCATGCTTATGTAGGAAATGAATGTAAGCTTTTTCTGGCATTTAAAAAGCCACAGACGGTGAGTGAAGTTGCAACTACACATGGGTTACCTGAGGATTTATTACAAAGTTGGGTAGAAATAGGGGTTGCTATTCGTCATCTAAAAAAAACTTCTTCAAATTCCTACCAGGTTAAAAGGCTAAAACTCTTTCCTAATAAAGGATCTTTATCAGGGGCACTTCTGAAAGAGATGATGGAACTACATATTCCGTCATTGCTTGCTTACCCCGACCTAATGACAGCAAAAGATAAGTTGACGTTTGATCATGACAAGCATGGAGATACAGTTGCTAAAACGTCGAGGCTAATAGAAACGATTGCATTTCCTAATTATAAAAAAATAATAAAAGAAAAAGATGTTTCTTCTATCCTTGATATTGGATGTGGATATGGTGGGTATCTACAGCGAATAGCCAGACATAAAGATGATGTACATATGCATGGATTGGATTTTAATCCACAAGTTGTTAAGCAAGCTGAAAAGGCGTGTAAGGAATACTCTAATATAGAGATTTTTCGAGCAGACGTTAACGAGTGGGAGCCAACTAATCAAAAATACGACCTGATCATGTTAAATAATGTTATGCATTATATAAGTCCTAGTAAAAGAAGTAAGTTATTATTGAGAGTCTCAAAATGGTTGAAAAAAGAAGGTCATATCGTAATAATCACCCCGTTTAAATATTCTAGGCACGGAAAGGAATTTTCTGCTGCATTTAATAGTTTCTTTCATGCACAATCAAATCTGTATTCCCTTCCATCAGAAGCAGAGGTAAAAAAGATAGTTAAACAAATAAGAATGGAAATTAAGGAACTTAAGCCTATTATAAAAGAAGGTAGTTGGTATATTACCGTATTAGAGCAGAGGTGA
- the betA gene encoding choline dehydrogenase, translated as MKETYDIVIIGGGSAGSVLGDRLSADGTRSVLVLEAGRKDFSWDLLIQMPAALPFPSGNPFYDWRYESDPEPFMNGRRVKHARGKVLGGSGSINGMIFQRGNPLDYERWGADPGMETWDFKHCLPYFKRMESALAADPEDEFRGHDGPLKLERGPATNPLFQAFFESAVEAGYSRTPDVNGFRQEGFGPFDKHVYKGQRFGPSRAYLHPAMERENLTVKTRAFVTNIDIQGTRANGLTYKRDGKTHYVTAGEVILAGGAINTPQLLQLSGVGDPEHLRSVGIEPKVNLPGVGENLQDHLEVYIQHACPLPVSEQPNLNKVKMPWIGLQWLLGRKGPAATNHFEGGGFVRSNEEVKYPNLMFHFLPVAVRYDGKKADTAHGFQVHVGPMYSDARGTLKIRSNDPTQHPSMIFNYLSTEQDRREWIEAVKVSREILSQPAMAPYNSGEISPGPSVQTDEEILEWVANDAETALHPSCTAKMGPASDPMAVVDPLTMKVHGLDNIRVADASAMPYVTNGNIHAPVLMLAEKAADIILGRKPLDPINLDFYRHGVHPADAGAIKG; from the coding sequence ATGAAAGAAACATATGATATCGTTATTATAGGTGGCGGTAGTGCGGGTTCTGTACTCGGCGACCGTTTAAGTGCAGATGGTACACGTAGTGTTCTTGTTTTAGAAGCGGGAAGAAAGGACTTTTCTTGGGATCTCTTGATCCAAATGCCAGCCGCTTTACCGTTTCCATCTGGAAATCCATTCTATGACTGGAGATACGAATCTGACCCTGAACCCTTTATGAATGGGCGACGTGTCAAGCATGCTCGTGGAAAGGTGCTTGGAGGATCTGGTTCTATAAATGGAATGATATTCCAACGTGGTAATCCATTGGACTATGAACGATGGGGTGCAGATCCAGGAATGGAAACATGGGATTTTAAGCACTGTCTGCCATATTTTAAACGTATGGAAAGTGCCTTAGCTGCCGACCCAGAAGATGAGTTTCGTGGTCATGATGGTCCTCTAAAGTTGGAACGCGGGCCTGCTACTAATCCTTTATTCCAGGCTTTCTTTGAGTCTGCTGTTGAGGCAGGCTACTCTCGAACTCCTGATGTGAATGGTTTTAGACAAGAAGGATTCGGTCCGTTTGATAAACACGTGTATAAAGGCCAACGTTTTGGACCTTCACGTGCCTACCTACATCCAGCTATGGAGCGGGAGAACCTAACTGTGAAAACACGTGCATTTGTTACAAATATTGACATCCAAGGTACCCGGGCCAACGGTTTGACATATAAACGAGACGGGAAGACCCATTATGTCACTGCAGGTGAAGTAATACTTGCTGGTGGTGCGATCAACACCCCGCAGCTACTTCAATTGTCAGGTGTGGGTGATCCTGAACACTTGCGATCAGTTGGGATCGAACCGAAAGTTAACCTTCCGGGAGTAGGAGAAAATCTTCAGGATCATCTTGAAGTTTACATCCAACACGCTTGTCCATTACCTGTTTCCGAACAGCCTAACTTAAATAAAGTGAAAATGCCATGGATTGGATTACAGTGGTTACTTGGACGCAAAGGTCCGGCAGCGACTAACCACTTCGAAGGTGGAGGTTTTGTTCGTTCGAACGAGGAAGTAAAATATCCAAACTTAATGTTCCATTTCCTCCCTGTTGCTGTCCGTTACGACGGAAAGAAGGCTGACACTGCTCATGGATTCCAGGTACACGTAGGACCTATGTACTCCGATGCTCGTGGGACACTAAAAATCCGTTCAAATGATCCGACGCAGCATCCAAGTATGATCTTCAACTATCTATCTACCGAACAGGACCGTCGAGAATGGATTGAAGCGGTAAAAGTCTCAAGAGAAATCTTATCTCAACCGGCAATGGCACCTTATAATTCAGGGGAAATCTCACCTGGTCCTTCTGTTCAAACAGACGAAGAGATTTTGGAGTGGGTGGCGAATGATGCCGAAACTGCGCTTCACCCGAGTTGTACGGCAAAAATGGGGCCTGCGTCAGACCCTATGGCTGTTGTAGATCCGTTAACTATGAAGGTTCATGGACTCGACAATATCCGAGTAGCTGATGCTTCTGCCATGCCTTATGTTACTAACGGGAATATCCATGCACCGGTGTTGATGTTAGCGGAAAAGGCGGCTGATATTATACTTGGACGTAAACCGCTGGATCCTATTAATCTCGATTTCTATCGTCATGGAGTACATCCAGCCGATGCAGGCGCAATAAAAGGCTAA
- the ahpF gene encoding alkyl hydroperoxide reductase subunit F encodes MLENDIKAQLQQYLELLENDIVLKVSAGSDKVSNDLLELVNEISSMSSKITIEQTELKRTPSFSVNRIGEDTGIEFAGIPLGHEFTSLVLALLQVSGRAPKVDQSIIDQVKNIKGEFHFETFVSLSCHNCPDVVQALNIMSVLNPTITHTMIDGAAHKEEVETRNIRAVPAVYLNGDFWNGGRISIQEILAKMGEGPSAEDFADKDPYDVLIIGGGPAGASAAIYTARKGIRTGIVAERFGGQVLETLSIENFISVKATEGPKLAQALEEHVKEYNIDVMDLQRAKRLEKKELFEIELENGAVLKSKSVIISTGARWRNVNVPGEQEFKNKGVAYCPHCDGPLYAGKDVAVIGGGNSGIEAAIDLAGIAKHVTVLEFAPEIKADQVLQKRLESLSNVKVITNAATKEITGTDNVKGLIYTDRETDEDHKVEIEGVFVQIGLVPNTEWLEGTLERNRIGEILVDKRGATSIPGVFGAGDCTDSTYNQIIISMGSGATAALSAFDYLIRN; translated from the coding sequence ATGCTTGAAAATGATATTAAAGCTCAGTTACAGCAATACTTAGAACTATTAGAAAATGATATCGTTCTTAAAGTAAGTGCTGGTTCAGATAAGGTATCAAATGATCTCTTGGAACTTGTAAACGAAATTTCATCCATGTCGTCTAAGATTACAATCGAGCAAACTGAATTAAAGCGTACTCCTAGCTTTAGTGTCAATAGAATTGGAGAAGATACAGGGATTGAATTTGCTGGTATTCCTTTAGGTCATGAATTTACTTCCCTTGTGTTAGCTCTATTACAAGTGAGTGGAAGAGCACCTAAGGTTGATCAATCTATTATTGATCAAGTGAAGAATATCAAAGGCGAGTTCCATTTTGAGACGTTCGTGAGTTTAAGCTGTCACAACTGTCCTGACGTGGTACAAGCACTTAACATCATGAGTGTACTAAACCCTACTATCACCCATACAATGATAGATGGTGCTGCACATAAGGAAGAAGTAGAAACACGAAATATAAGAGCGGTACCAGCTGTTTACTTAAATGGAGATTTTTGGAACGGTGGACGGATCTCTATCCAAGAGATTCTTGCAAAAATGGGTGAAGGTCCAAGTGCTGAAGATTTTGCAGATAAAGATCCATACGATGTACTTATTATTGGTGGCGGACCTGCAGGTGCAAGTGCTGCCATATATACGGCACGTAAAGGAATTCGTACAGGAATTGTTGCTGAACGTTTTGGGGGTCAAGTACTCGAAACACTCAGTATCGAAAACTTTATTAGTGTGAAGGCTACTGAGGGACCAAAACTTGCACAGGCTCTTGAGGAGCATGTAAAAGAATATAATATTGACGTCATGGATTTACAGCGTGCGAAGCGTTTAGAAAAGAAAGAACTATTTGAAATCGAACTTGAAAACGGTGCTGTATTAAAGAGTAAATCTGTCATTATTTCAACAGGGGCACGCTGGCGAAATGTGAATGTCCCTGGGGAACAGGAATTTAAAAACAAAGGGGTAGCATATTGTCCACATTGTGATGGACCATTGTACGCAGGGAAAGACGTTGCAGTTATTGGAGGAGGGAACTCTGGTATTGAAGCTGCAATTGATCTTGCTGGAATTGCAAAACACGTTACCGTTCTTGAGTTTGCACCTGAAATTAAAGCCGATCAAGTACTTCAGAAGCGCCTAGAAAGCTTGTCAAATGTAAAGGTGATAACGAATGCTGCAACAAAGGAAATTACCGGAACTGATAATGTTAAAGGGCTTATTTATACAGATCGGGAAACGGATGAAGATCATAAGGTTGAAATAGAAGGAGTATTTGTTCAAATCGGACTTGTACCAAACACCGAATGGTTAGAAGGAACATTAGAGCGCAATCGAATTGGAGAAATCCTCGTGGATAAGCGTGGAGCTACTTCAATTCCTGGTGTATTTGGCGCTGGGGATTGTACTGATAGTACATATAACCAGATTATTATTTCTATGGGATCCGGAGCAACTGCTGCACTTAGTGCATTCGATTATCTAATTCGTAACTAA
- the ahpC gene encoding alkyl hydroperoxide reductase subunit C: MSVIGTKVKPFKAQAYKNGDFLEVSEENFKGQWTVLCFYPADFTFVCPTELEDLQNEYSNLKELGAEVYSCSTDTHFTHKAWHESSEAIGKVTYTMIGDPSLTLPSHFEVLRVEQGLADRGTFIIDPDGVVQVAEVHAEGIGRDASGLIDKLKAAQYVYKNPGEVCPAKWKEGSETLKPSIDLVGKI; the protein is encoded by the coding sequence ATGTCTGTAATCGGAACTAAAGTAAAACCATTCAAAGCACAAGCTTACAAAAATGGAGATTTCTTAGAGGTATCTGAAGAAAATTTTAAAGGACAATGGACGGTTCTTTGTTTCTATCCAGCTGATTTTACTTTTGTTTGTCCAACAGAGCTTGAAGACCTACAAAATGAATATTCAAATCTAAAAGAATTAGGAGCAGAAGTATATTCTTGCTCAACTGATACTCACTTCACTCACAAAGCATGGCATGAATCATCAGAAGCCATTGGCAAAGTAACGTATACAATGATTGGTGACCCTTCATTAACACTTCCTAGTCACTTTGAAGTTTTACGTGTTGAGCAAGGACTTGCTGATCGTGGGACTTTTATAATTGATCCAGATGGTGTGGTTCAAGTTGCTGAAGTTCATGCAGAAGGCATCGGCCGTGACGCTAGTGGACTTATTGACAAGTTGAAAGCAGCACAGTATGTGTATAAGAACCCTGGTGAGGTTTGTCCAGCAAAATGGAAAGAGGGAAGCGAGACTCTTAAGCCAAGTATCGATCTTGTAGGTAAAATCTAA